TTAAGACCAAGGTTGAGGAGTTAGGGGATGCCCATCAGAATGAACCTGCTATTGCAGGTTTGTCAGAGGAGCTGAACACCCTGAGGAAGCAGCTAAGTGAACAGAGGAAGAGCCACAAACGCTCCTTAAATGAGATGAAAGAATCGATGCGGAGTGAGTATGAAAAAGCtctggaagaggagaaaaacaaactGAAGGTAATGATGCAAGATTTGACCAAGCAAGAGACTCCAGTGAAGGCCATTTCTCAGAAGCCCCCTCCGTCCCCTAAGACTCCAAGCTTCAGGAGGTCCAAGCCatccacaccacccacacccaatAGGTCCACTAAACCTTCTGTTGCCTCTTTAGACTCACCTGACTCACCTGCAATGAGATCCCCAGCTTTGCCTGGTCGCAACGCTCAGGGAACATCTCACTCCTACCAAATGGATGCTGAAGACACAGATGACGACACTGAGGACAGCGAGACAGATACTTCAAGGTGGACACAGGCTACGACAAAGATCACACAGCTTCAGGTTGTTAGTCCTGACCCCAGAGCAAATATTGCACTTGAACCCAACATTTTAAAGAAAGCAGGGGATAGGACTCCTGATTCAGAGAACTCCTCTTTTGAATCTtcagaagatgaggatgaagaggctAATGGATCATCAGAATCACTAAAACTGGAAACTCTCTTAAGGGATAATCCTCAGCTGTGGGAGCAAATGAAGAGTGCAACCTCAGAAGTCCTTGCCAAGAAGCTGTCTGCACTTGGCCTTGAAGGATCTGTTCGAGGCATCAAGACTGAAGTTTTGACTTCTTGCCTCTCACagctgaggaaggagaggaggaggtatgagGAGAAGTATGAAGGATTCCTGGACCTTAGAAAGAGGCTGGAGAATGAAGTAAATGTAAAAGCAgatgagaaaatagaaaatgtagGAGATATTTCTGGCGTGCAGCCAATCACAGAGACTGTCAGGAAGAAAGGTCTTCAGGCAGGAATGCTCTCTAGGGTTGTCAAGAATGTGAAGTCCAAGGTAAGAGAGCGTTCAAAGTCCATCACTTCCACCATGAGCAAGACGAGCATGTCAGTAAAGTCAGGTGTGAAGGATATGTTTAATGCCAGACCAACAGAGGACATCAAAATTGtcaaaggagatagaaaggtcTCTCTCACAAAGTCAAAACAAGACAATGATAGTTCATCAGACACAGAGTCAGAAGAGAGCTCTTCCAGCAGTGCTCAGATTGAGGTGCACAATGAGACTTCTAAGTCTGTAACCAGGAACCTCTTTGGCTCAAGTGAACCTCTAGAGGTGGTGGCAGCAGCTTCTCCATCAGGGAGTGGCGCCCGACCCAAGCAGAGGAACTACTTTGACAACAAAACTTACGGGCAGGTGGAGAAGGACAGTAGTGACTCTGAGTGGGACTCAGAACCAGAGTATGAGAACATGAAGAAGGAGCCACCTGTGAGATCAGACAGTCTGGCCAAATACCCTGGAGAACTGTTGCAAGATGCCAGCAGTGCAGCTCACAACACCAGCTGGGATAGTGTGCAGGACAAGCCCATCAAGCTCAAGAAGCCTCAAGGGGAGATGGTGAGTAACCTCTCACGCACCATAGAACTACAACTCAGT
The sequence above is drawn from the Penaeus chinensis breed Huanghai No. 1 chromosome 28, ASM1920278v2, whole genome shotgun sequence genome and encodes:
- the LOC125040022 gene encoding cilium assembly protein DZIP1-like; amino-acid sequence: MRTRLGAASPAGGAILPPAIEFPSQRRERVDWHKLASVDLHDLASGCSIEFLQENLSHVAFCDAESEFDLGTMAGQRSLMKMFRLAQLIIQYLFLSQDYMESQLQQSQEDAQQVMEKYQQVKSKLLEQVEEAKKMKMTNKSMRETVKYVNSFALANGIFQSLKCPLCTKAFRGQDFLQAHLWRKHPQQANVVTVPQVPPVAIGEPCLGPTATVDKKYYGGPHSDATPLQSVPTQTSKTNDVESYRIIEMEKKFNALNDNFSKFMQNMEEQKRTLEKENERRQEEVKKAWEDKSYMEQEYKAELEKLNQQINHLQRPRQEQSNSVDVDRFVALIKQQESEIKNLQLQVENQLKTKVEELGDAHQNEPAIAGLSEELNTLRKQLSEQRKSHKRSLNEMKESMRSEYEKALEEEKNKLKVMMQDLTKQETPVKAISQKPPPSPKTPSFRRSKPSTPPTPNRSTKPSVASLDSPDSPAMRSPALPGRNAQGTSHSYQMDAEDTDDDTEDSETDTSRWTQATTKITQLQVVSPDPRANIALEPNILKKAGDRTPDSENSSFESSEDEDEEANGSSESLKLETLLRDNPQLWEQMKSATSEVLAKKLSALGLEGSVRGIKTEVLTSCLSQLRKERRRYEEKYEGFLDLRKRLENEVNVKADEKIENVGDISGVQPITETVRKKGLQAGMLSRVVKNVKSKVRERSKSITSTMSKTSMSVKSGVKDMFNARPTEDIKIVKGDRKVSLTKSKQDNDSSSDTESEESSSSSAQIEVHNETSKSVTRNLFGSSEPLEVVAAASPSGSGARPKQRNYFDNKTYGQVEKDSSDSEWDSEPEYENMKKEPPVRSDSLAKYPGELLQDASSAAHNTSWDSVQDKPIKLKKPQGEMVSNLSRTIELQLSGRRKTNMAGAVDVMSSGERDTSGTYLQVPGSTSSPHVSRQQSVSDSSNTVRSSMWGSLEDMKDNQKKPQSRPSGGSKAVIHSWDSEDDLDISEIE